ttcttctggtTAGTGGTGGCGTGTTAGtcctgtgttccttaccaggacctcctgttgtaaaataactcaCGCGCTGTGAGTTACTGTGGTGCCTGACCAGTTTGGCTGGTTTCAGTCGGTGTGTTTCCCCTAACAAGGTGACCAGCATTGGGGTATGTCCCCAAGCTTCTTATGTGTCAGATGAAAACACAAGCCAAAAAAGTTAGGTGActctatgatgaacctagacagcatattaaaaagcagagcattcactttgccaacaaaggtctatatagacaaagtcaaagctatggttttctcagtagtcatgtacagctacaagagatggaccataaagaagaccaagtgccaaagaattgatgctttcaaactggggtatcggagaagactcttgagagtcccttggactgcaaggagatcaaaccaatcaatcctaaaggaaattaaccctgaatattcattagaagctccaatactgtggccacctgaggtgaagagccaactcattggaaaagatcctgatgctgggaaagatagagggcaggaggggacagaggatgagatggttggatggtatcaccgactcaatgtaagtatgtttgagcaaactctggaagatagtgaaggacagggaagcctggcatgctgcagtccatggggttgcaaagagtcggacatgacttggcgactgaacaacaacggtaAGGCCACCCAACAAATCTCAAGGGCTTTACTCGGCCCAGAGAATGGAGAATATTAAAGGAGAGTTGAGTGACCGTCTTGGGGCAGGAGAGGAGTTATCGAGTGCTCCTGGGATTGGTAGAGTCCTTTCAGTCAGTACGAGGGAGGAAAGGCTGTAGGTACCCCTGGAGGAGGCCTGAGTTGAGGAGTGTCAGGGCTCAGACTGAGAAGAGCCTTGGAGAACGCTGAGCAGACCTCCCTGCTTCTGCTGTACAGAGGGGAAGGCTGAGGTCTAAATGGGTGAAGGTTCTGCCCTGGGACCCTTAGCCTGTGAGGAGTGGAGGGAGTGTAGCTGCAGGAGGAGTCCTAGGGTGGGGTTGGGTTGCATTCTGCTCCCCTTCACCTCCATATCTCCACCACCTTTGGATAAGCCCAGCTGCCTTATCTGAAAGGTGGGAGGGGCCACActgatgggtgggggtggggtgggtgtggggaggtgACCCTTATCTTCCAGGAACTATGCTTGGTGCTTAAGGTTAAATACCTTCATCTCACCAAGCCTCACACCCCTAGGAACTGCACATGCTATTCCTACCCTATCCACTGCAGGAAGCCAGGCAGAGAATGGACTGGAAAGCCCAGGTTCTAACCCCTCGAAGTGATGATGACAGTAGGGCCTGTACTGAGTGTCAAGACTGTGTTGGGTGTTGGTCTGAGTGCCTTTCGTACATTACTTCATTGACATCTACCCTTGTAAGGTCGGCACATTTTGAAGATGAGCACAGGGAGGTACAGAGAGGCTCAGCAACTTGCaggaggtcacacagcttgtaagcTGGCAGGGCCAGAGCTTGAACCCAGGGAGTCAATAGACCAACTTTTCATCAGTTAACGCCAACATCTCCCAGTTAAGTCAGATCATAACAGCCATTCTTAGCCTCAAAGAATAGCGAAGAAAGATGTATtcgtttcctagggctgccataacaaattgccACGAACTAGGTCacttaaaaaacaacagaaatttattgtctcacagtatTAGAAGTTCAAAGTCAAGGTGCTGGCAAGGTTGGTTCCTTTGGGAGGCCCTGAATGAGAGTCTGTCCCATGCTTCTGGCCAGGAATCCTTTGTTTTCCTTGGCTTGGAGACATATCACTCggatctctgcctccatcttcacatgatgttctttctgtgtgtgtctctatgtCCAGCTTCCCTCTTATAAGAACCTCAGCCCCTGGATTGCACCCCCCCCCAACTGATTGCCCCCAACCAATGCCTCATGGTCAGGCATTTGTGACTAATCCCTTTCCTCTCTGACTCAGcaggtggtttttaaaaaaatctctgttatccagttgagaaaaaaatttttggaagCGCGAACGTCCTGGAGCATGTGTAAATGTGACCTTTttgacagtgttagtcactcagtcatgtccaactctgcaaccccatggactgtagcccaccaggctcctctgtccatggaattctccaggcaagaatactgaaatgggttgccatttccttctccgggggatcttcccaacccagggattgaacttccatctcctgcagattctttactgtctgagccaccaggggagttgTCGTTTAAAGACAAGATCCCTCATCTGAAATCTTTAGGTTTTCAAGAAGGAAAGggcatatatatgtttttccttCAGGATTTCCAGACAGTTCTCTTGGTTCATCTGCAGGGGGTGCCTGGGGAGGCATGACGGGGCCTCAGTGTTTGGAAGGGCCAAGGGGTGAGGTTTCATTCTGTGCATgtttgttatgtgtgtgtgtctgtgtcagtCTTTGAAGAGTAAGACACACAGGTGTATGTGTAGAGAAGCAtggggacagaggaacatgggGGCAAGAGACAGGGACCTCGAGCGTTTGTTAAAGCACAGAGTTCTGCTCTTTCTCACCTGGCTCCTTCCCTTTGCCAACTCCCCCCCCAATCCACCCCCACATCCGCTCTCATGTCCTAGTGAGATCTTTCTTGACCTTCTTATCCCTTCTCAGCTGAATTTTCCCCCATAACACATTTCCTGTGCTTCCCTCGTGTACTCGGGTTTTATCTGACTCCCCTACCCCCAACCCAGCTGTAGAGTGAGAGCTCTGGGAGAGCAGGGCTTCCCATGTTTACTGCTCACACAGTGGTAAGTGCTCAACAGATGTTTggcttttacaatttttaaaaagtttttacttatttggctgcaccaggtcttagtcacagcatgcaggatcttcagttgtgacATGGGGCCTCTTGGTTGTGCcttgtgggatctggttccccgacctgggatcgaacctgggctccctgcattgcagCATacggtcttagccactggaccacccaggaagtcccacaacagatacttgttgaatgagtgaaccCAGAGGGAGGCACACGGTGGGGCCTGTGCTCAGAAAGCGGGTGTTAGGAATTGCACGAGGACCTGGACGAAGCCCAGCGGGCAGGTGGCAGAGTCAGGGCTGTCTGCCTTGCCCTCTGCCTTCCGCTCCCCTGCTTCCCCTGCATGGTGGGGTTTACCGTTCTGGACTGGACTGTAAGACAAGTCTTCTGGCCTCTTCCAGCTGGACTGTGGGTCCACAGCAGGAGGGAGGGTCCAGCAGCTCCTGCACATTCTAGAGATGAGGCCTGGGCCCAGCTTCCCATGGCCAGCAGAGGGTCAGCACATGCGGGGGTGCCCTATCCTGGACTGGGGTGCTCTGGCAGATTcttggggctgggggtgaggggacgGGAAAAACCAGTCTGTCAGGTTCAGATGGACCTTCCTTGTTGGAGAGCAGAAACCGAGGCGGCTCCCTGGGCACAGGGCCAGGGAGGCACGGCCAGAGGGATGCCAGATATTCTCACTGCTTATTCCAGCAGCTTTGTCTCCCAGAGGCTGTACTTGCTGATCTAGAAATCAGGGCTgagcaggagggagaggcagagaccAGGGAGCCGGGATGCCAGCTGGGCCTCACCCCTCGGAGCCAGCCCAAGTGTCCTCATTTTTTGTACATCACTAAGTAACTCTTAGTAGACCAGGTTTCAGAGAAGGGtcgacctgggttcaagtcctgccCTGCCCTGTCCTTGACTCATGGGTGACCACAGATGACCATGGACACATTTTCCTCTGAGCTCCTGTTtgaaaaatggggctaataaATAAGCCTAATGAAAGGGTTATGggaaaatcagtgaaataaaagggAAGGTGCTCACCTGAGGCTTGGCACATTACGAGCCAGAGGGCATTACGTGGTTATTTGTGACCAAGCCCATGAGTGATTACACCACCAATTGATAAGTGTACATTAATGTAAACCCAAATCATTCCCTTCGTGATTTTTAACTCACTGCATTTTCTAACTTCCTTTCAGATAGTTGTAACCAGGCAACACGATGGCATGGAGGCCCATAAGGACCCTACTTTAAAGCAAGGAGATaattagagacttccctggaagtccagtggttagggttcCACGCTCCCAGGgcgggggcatgggtttgatcccgcaCGCCCAgtggcatggccagaaaaaaaagacaaggagatAATTGTCTGCCCCTGGAAGGGTCCTGCGCCTTGCTGCTTTAGGGGTGTCTGTTCTCCTTTCCAGCAGTGACTCCCCTGGGTCTGGGGGCTCTTGGCCCCACTGATGTGTCTGTTTAGGGCAGTGTCTGTCTGAAGGATGAGTGGTAAAAGCTTGGGGGTCTGGGCTGAGACACCCTGACTCTGGGTCCTCATGGATAAGGACTCCCCTCCAGTGGTGTGACTGCCCACAaggccctgctccctgccccacCATCCTCACCGCACACTGGGCCCCAAGGGCCACCTGGTCTATTGGTGGTGGCTGAAGGAGAGCAccagaggctggaggtggggcaggAAGGCTGGCGGGGTGCAGTGCCAGGTGGGCATCCCTGGGAACTCACCCCTCCCCCCCCAGGAGAGGAAGAGGGGCGGGTGCAAAAACCtggagagaaggggaagagggtgCCTCCCCGAGTCTCCCACTCCCACCCGTGCGTGGGGGGAGGCAAGGCTGGGAGCATATTATCGACTCAGACCTGAGTCCTCCTATAACACACAGCACCTGTGCGGGAAGGGTGTCTAGCCCCTATTTCctggataaggaagctgaggcctATTAGCGCCTGAGCATGTGTTTACTGAGCAGGTCCTATGTGCTCGGCACTGCAGGGCACTGGAGACGCAGCGACGCCCAAAACCCAGGGGTCTGGGTTCTAGCGGGTGGACTAGAGGTGCCCTGGGGAGCTGCACAGAGGTGGGGACACTTCCCACCACACAGGCAGGGTGAAAGCCCAGCAGCTAACGGGCAAGCCCAGGGCTCTACCTCTCACTTCCGGTGGTGGGGGGAAGGAAAGCTGTCAAAGGGGCTCGTGGACTCCAGGCCTCAGCTAGGgtcacccctgccctgccctgccccacacGTGGAGGGGGACTGATACAGAAATTTCCCTTTCGGTCCTTGGCAGGGGACCCTctctgggggctttcctggtggctcagatggtacagaatccacctccaatgtgggagacctgggttccatccctgggttgggaagatcccctggagaagggaatggctgcccataccagtattctggcctggagaatcccatggacagaggagtctggcaggctacagtccatggggtctcagagagtcggatatgactgaataTCTTTCACTTTCGGGGACCCTTTCTGGCTGCTCTGGGGGTGAGTGACAGCTCTCTCTTGTCTGGGAAGCTGGGGAAATTTTTGTCCTCCAAACCAGCAGGCAGAGGTGGGTTTTGCTCCTGAGCAAGTAAGGTACCACTCTGCCAAGTTCCCCAGGATGCCCTTGAGGTGGGTCAGCCGACCTGCCTGTGTAGAATTCCCTGCAGCATGGCGTTCTCAGCTGGGAATAGTTCCTTTATATACATGAACCCTCATGGGCACTGACCTTATAGAGTAAGTATGCTCTTCATGCTCTGTGCTGTGAACACAGCACAGAGTGGCTGTGAGTTGCCCCaatgtcacacagctggcaagagGAGTGGGTTTTAAGTCAGGCAGTCGGCTCTGGAGGCCGTGGTGTTAGCTACTCTGCACACTCCGGGATGTTGGGGCCCACCTTGCCATATACAAATGGTGTGCTAGTCCCTTTGCTTCTCCAAGGCCCAGATTCACCTGGAAGGCAGGGATGGTAGCACCTGTATGGGGCAGTTAGGAGAGTCAGAGAAGGTTGGGTGGAGGGGGCTTGGTGGGGCTCCAGGCAGATGTCACTGTACCTCCGGGCCTCTGTGATTGTGTCCCTGCCTCAGGGATGTGCTGGTGACTTCATCTTTCTTTCAGCAGCTTTTCCTAAGCCCCTGGCCGAGCTCGGGTCCTGTCCTGGGTGCCAGCATGCACTTATGAATGAGCCAGTCATTTTCTTGGGGAACTGGATGAGCCCGGGAGACCACCCTCTCCAGGGCTGCAGGGGTCTCACCCTGGAGGCAGCCGAGTGGATGGCAGTGCTGCTGTGGCTTCTGgtctggggaaggaaacagaattTGTCTTGGGTGGGTGGTGCCTGAGGGGCCATGTGAGCCCAGAAgagggctctggagcccagaCTGGAGAAGtagggaaggttccctggagcaTGTACCATTTCAGCTGGGGTCTGAAGGAGGTAAGTTACCAGGCAAGGGCTTTGTATACATGTGgtaaaagccaaataaatatttctcgGGCCAATGAAAAATGTGTCCTGCAGGGGGCGCCCCATGGTGAAGGCCTGGAAACTGCTCTGTGGCCTTCGGCCTGAGCGATGGGGACTCTGGGAGACTCTGGCTCTGTCTCATCCCCTCCAGGTGCTGGGGCTGCTGGTGTGGGCCCTGATTGCTGACACTCCGTACCACCTGTATCCGTCTTATGGCTGGGTGATGTTCGTCGCTGTCTTCCTCTGGCTGGTGACAATCATCTTCTTTGTCCTCTACCTGTTTCAGCTGCACATGAAGCTGTACATGGTGCCCTGGCCGCTGGTGGTGAGTCTGGATAGGAGCCCCAGGGGTGGCTCTGGGCTGACCCCTCTGCCTCTGGGCAGGCTGTGACAATGTGACCTTCCCTAAGTGAGAAGTGGCGGCTGGGGGTTGACTGAAGTCCTCGTTGGCCTGTAGAACTGAATGGGGATGGGGGACGGAGGATGAATGGTTCAGGTGTCCATTTTTTCTGAGCGCTGAGAGCTTTGAATCCAGGATGACTCAGGCTTGACTTTCTCCCACGGAGGGAGTACAAGTGAGATGCTGTTTGggatcttgaaaatatttttcctttttgggggGTGGGCAGTCGGGATTAGATTCTGGGGGTGCTGTGGCTCTGGCTGGGCCCAGACTGGCAGCCCTGGGCCTGCAGGCTGGGATGAGCTGGCAGGAGTCACCGAGGCTGGGCTGGTGTGTGCAGGATGGGCTGGGCGCAGGGTGAGGCCCCTGCAGCCTGGCAGAGGGTGGTGTCCTCAGTTTGCCCAGGTCAGTCTCCTTAGAACACAGAGCTGAGAGTGTCCATAGGAAGTACCCTGGCCAGACACAGAGAAAACTGCTGGGGCTTTTTTTCTCTCCAGCCCGGAAAACCCCTGCAGCTGGGGTCTGAGGCTTTCAGCGAGCAGAGAGGCGAGAGAGGCACGTGATTGTCAGACAAGCAAGGCTGGGACTAGGCAGCATTGTTTGCAATTCAATGACTTTTGAAGCTGAGGAAACGTGAGTCATCCTCAAGACAGACCGGGTTTGTTAGATCTTGACATCACTGGTAGGAGCCAGGTGGTGTTTGCAGTGGGCACTGGGCTAGGAGGGAAGATCCTGGGGTGACGAGGCAGTGGCCTGACTTCCTGGACGGGGTCCAACCCCTGCCCTGTGTCCTAGGAGCCTTGAAGAAAGACATCTCCGGAGATGGAAGGGCCTTGGTGTCTCTCAGCACTGCTGTGGGGCTCCAGTCACAGCTGCTGATGGGAGAGGCTCCTTTCCCAGGCCATGATGGCAGGGCAGTGCCTCACACTCCTAGATAAGGCGGAGTTAAGATTGCCAAATTGGGCTTTTCTGGGATGGGGACTACAAGCTCCCTTTAGGGCCGGGCAAGAGGCCATAAAGACATACGAGTAAAGTAGGTCAGGAGGGGTTCTGGAGAACTGGTCCATAGGAAGCTGCCTCTACTCAGCTCTAACtgttgttagtgggaatgcaggTGCCAAATCTTGATATTTTAAGATTGAAAGTTTTATATGAAATCTTAGTTTTTATATGAAATCTAATTTTAGAATGTtggtaattgttttttaaaaatatgagataaaCCAAACATGCCCGAGGGCCATCAGTTTGCTGTCTGGCTGGGCTAAGAGATCTGCTAAGAACTGACTCCAGGGACCAAGCACTAGGGAAATGGGACCTGGGATTGGTTGTTAGCCCAGGGCCCTTCCTTGCCAGCCAGCTGAGGGTCTTTACCATGGCATTTGACGTGGGGCCTAGAGCCTAGGATGTGGCCAGAAGGCATAGGTTCTTCCCACTGGGGGCAGAGGTAGGGATGTGAGGGCCCCCCAGCGCCCCCCCATCTCGGGGTCAGCCTCAGAGCCAAGCCCTCAGGGGCCATGAGAAGGACCAGGCTTGGCGGGGAGCCACCACGGAGGAGCAGGCCCTTCAGCTGGAGTACTCAGAGACAGGCTCGGTTTGGCCTCTTGCCATCAGGAGTGAGTTTTACCACGTGGATCTGTTGATGTTCCAGCCAGATCACTTTAGCCCCCCATCTCTCAGCCTTCAGTATGTTTGTGTTCTCTGCTCATAGGGCCTCCAGGCTGGTCCTGTGTAGACCTCTGTCTCTGGAGGCCCTTGTAGTGGGAAAAACCCATGCGGTCTCCATCCTCCTCCTCAAGCTCTAGTCCCTGTTCTGGCTACTGAAGGGATGTGTCAGTGGGAACAGGAAGTTCCATAGTTACTATAAGAGTCTCATGTCTTAAGCCTGTTCTTTCCACTCCCCCAATCCCCAGTTAATGGTATTTAACGTGGGTGCCACTGTTCTCTACATCACGGCCTTCATCACCTGCTCTGCTTCGGTTGAGCTGACATCCCTGAAGGGCAGCCAGCCGTATAACCAGCGTGCAGCAGCCTCCGTGAGTATGGTTCCCTGGGGCACCCTCAGCAGTTACAGGGGAGACGGGTCAAAGTGAGGTCTATGCCCCTGGACTCCCACTGCTCCCTGACCCCAGGCCAGGCACCTGACACATGCTCAGTAACCCTCCAGCTCCCAGTGGACTCACAGGTGTccatgttgttgcttagtcactaagttgagtccaattctttgcaaccccatggaccacagtctgccaggctcctctttccatgggatttcccaggcaataatactggagtgggttgccatttccttctccaggggatcttccctatccagggactgaacccgtctcttgcactggcaggtggattctttaccactgagccaccaggtgtcCAAAATGAACAGCAAAATTAACCCCGAGGAACCAGAATGCTTGGGAAACGCTTTGGGCTGGCAAGTGAAGCTTGGGCCACCTGTTGAACTTTGCTGTGCCACACTGATCTAGGGTTGTATGTCTCCTCGAGAGTCTGTTAGAAGCTATCATCCACCTTTGAGAAAGCCATGGGCAAAAACCCTTTGGTTTAAACTATCTGGGAGATACTCAGGTTCT
The nucleotide sequence above comes from Bos indicus x Bos taurus breed Angus x Brahman F1 hybrid chromosome 18, Bos_hybrid_MaternalHap_v2.0, whole genome shotgun sequence. Encoded proteins:
- the PLLP gene encoding plasmolipin, coding for MAEFPSKVNTRTSSPAQGGGAVVSTLSPDLGFVRSSLGALMLLQLVLGLLVWALIADTPYHLYPSYGWVMFVAVFLWLVTIIFFVLYLFQLHMKLYMVPWPLVLMVFNVGATVLYITAFITCSASVELTSLKGSQPYNQRAAASFFSCLVMIAYGVSAFLSFQAWRGVGSNAATSQMAGGYA